Proteins co-encoded in one Halodesulfovibrio marinisediminis DSM 17456 genomic window:
- a CDS encoding fumarylacetoacetate hydrolase family protein yields the protein MKIVRVHYQYKTFYAALEDGLLRCLTPQIGITERFPLEQAQLLPLVTPSKVVCVGLNYKDHAAELGMPLPEEPMFFLKPPSCIINTGQPIYLPPQSTRVDYEAELAIIIGREARFLAPHAVPEYIFGYTCANDVTARDLQKSDGMFGRCKGFDTFLPIGPWLETNIPDPSDLTVKLYKNDQLMQQGHTSDMLFSPFELIADISHVMTLLPGDVILTGTPHGVGPIQEGDEIQVEIKGVGTLINPVKKFTQQQDAAGLPVQ from the coding sequence ATGAAGATAGTTCGAGTCCATTATCAGTATAAAACATTCTATGCAGCCCTTGAAGACGGACTATTACGCTGCCTCACTCCACAAATTGGAATCACAGAACGTTTTCCACTGGAGCAGGCACAACTTCTCCCACTGGTGACACCGTCCAAAGTTGTCTGTGTCGGACTTAACTATAAAGACCATGCGGCAGAACTTGGAATGCCGCTTCCAGAAGAACCTATGTTCTTTCTCAAACCACCTTCCTGCATCATCAACACAGGTCAGCCAATTTATCTTCCCCCGCAATCAACACGAGTCGACTATGAAGCAGAGCTTGCCATTATCATAGGACGTGAAGCTCGATTCCTCGCTCCTCATGCAGTGCCGGAATATATTTTTGGTTACACCTGTGCCAATGACGTAACTGCACGCGACCTGCAAAAAAGTGACGGGATGTTCGGAAGATGCAAAGGCTTCGACACGTTCCTGCCAATTGGCCCCTGGCTTGAGACCAATATTCCAGACCCGTCAGACTTGACAGTGAAGCTATATAAAAATGATCAATTGATGCAACAGGGGCACACTTCTGATATGCTCTTCAGTCCATTTGAACTTATAGCAGACATATCCCACGTCATGACTCTATTACCCGGAGACGTTATTCTTACTGGAACACCGCATGGTGTAGGCCCTATTCAGGAAGGTGACGAAATACAGGTAGAAATTAAGGGCGTTGGAACACTAATCAACCCCGTAAAGAAATTTACACAGCAACAAGATGCCGCTGGGCTTCCTGTTCAATAA
- a CDS encoding ribonuclease J → MSQEGSLTLTPLGGMGEIGMNCTMWSTETTTVIVDCGLMFPHDYHLGVDVVIPQFEHILNQKDKVKGIVLTHGHEDHIGALPWLIRWLSVPIYGSRFTLALVESKLREADLLNRTKLIPVAPRERVELGDMTFNFFPVCHSIIEGYGFGVETPAGKIVHTGDFKLDNTPLDNHRTDLEAFRAFSEDGVELLLSDSTNVEREGFSLSERDIKSAFEELFANAKGRIIVTLFSSHIQRIQQVLDISARYGRKIAVSGRSLVKNIEIANELGFLRIRTPLYMDTREMPELPDEETVLLVTGSQGEPLSALSRIARGEHKHLAIKEGDTVVMSSRVIPGNTLAITRMINDMYRMGAEVYYESFRNIHASGHAYREELSEMLQSVSPKFFIPIHGEYRHLVKHCRLAHQCGVEKDNTFIIEDGQPVTLCNGALTREAPLEMEEILVDGKGVGDVGLTVLKERQILGGEGMVVVFMVLDEQIWEILHGPTIVSKGFIFEAHYDHVLEDAKCIILELLENIGPEDIELLQDRIRSSLRRFFRKVLERDPVVVPVITMV, encoded by the coding sequence ATGTCACAAGAAGGAAGCCTAACTCTAACACCACTGGGTGGCATGGGCGAAATCGGTATGAACTGCACTATGTGGTCTACCGAAACAACAACCGTTATCGTAGATTGCGGTCTTATGTTCCCGCACGACTACCATCTCGGTGTTGATGTTGTTATCCCGCAGTTTGAGCACATCCTTAACCAGAAAGATAAAGTTAAAGGAATCGTGCTCACCCACGGACATGAAGACCACATCGGCGCCCTTCCATGGCTTATCCGCTGGCTTAGCGTTCCAATCTACGGCTCCCGCTTTACCCTTGCACTCGTTGAAAGCAAGCTGCGCGAGGCAGACCTGCTCAACCGCACAAAGCTTATTCCTGTAGCACCAAGGGAACGCGTAGAACTTGGTGACATGACCTTCAACTTTTTCCCTGTTTGTCATTCTATCATCGAAGGCTACGGCTTCGGTGTTGAAACTCCTGCGGGTAAAATTGTCCACACCGGTGACTTCAAACTCGACAACACCCCGCTCGACAACCACCGAACCGACCTTGAAGCCTTCCGTGCGTTCTCCGAAGACGGGGTAGAGCTTCTCCTTTCCGACTCTACAAACGTTGAGCGCGAAGGATTTTCTTTAAGCGAACGAGACATTAAAAGTGCTTTTGAAGAGCTTTTTGCCAATGCAAAAGGACGTATCATCGTAACCCTCTTCTCAAGTCATATACAAAGAATCCAACAAGTTCTCGACATATCAGCCCGTTACGGACGAAAAATTGCCGTCTCTGGCCGCAGTCTTGTTAAAAACATAGAGATAGCCAATGAGCTTGGTTTCCTTCGCATCCGTACTCCATTATACATGGACACACGGGAAATGCCGGAGTTACCGGACGAAGAAACCGTCCTGCTCGTTACCGGTTCACAGGGCGAGCCGCTTTCTGCTCTTTCCCGAATTGCACGTGGAGAACATAAGCATCTCGCAATCAAAGAAGGCGACACTGTTGTCATGTCTTCAAGGGTCATCCCCGGTAACACACTGGCGATCACACGCATGATCAATGACATGTATCGTATGGGGGCAGAAGTATACTATGAAAGCTTCCGTAATATACATGCCTCCGGCCACGCCTACCGTGAAGAACTCAGCGAGATGTTGCAAAGCGTATCTCCAAAATTCTTTATTCCTATTCACGGTGAATACCGACATCTGGTAAAGCACTGCCGCCTTGCACACCAATGCGGTGTTGAAAAAGACAACACATTTATTATTGAAGACGGACAGCCTGTCACCTTATGCAACGGAGCTCTTACCCGCGAAGCACCACTTGAAATGGAAGAAATTCTCGTGGATGGTAAGGGTGTAGGAGACGTGGGACTTACCGTTTTGAAAGAACGCCAAATTCTTGGCGGAGAGGGTATGGTGGTGGTCTTCATGGTGCTGGATGAACAGATCTGGGAAATCCTGCACGGCCCGACTATTGTCTCCAAAGGTTTTATCTTCGAAGCCCATTACGATCACGTTCTGGAAGACGCAAAATGCATCATTCTTGAACTTCTCGAGAACATCGGTCCAGAAGACATTGAGCTGCTGCAAGACAGAATACGCTCCAGCCTACGCCGATTCTTCCGAAAAGTGTTGGAACGTGACCCTGTTGTCGTTCCGGTTATCACCATGGTATAA
- a CDS encoding lysophospholipid acyltransferase family protein, whose amino-acid sequence MIRTIWFYFSFLLTTLYVCIFMPIAAAIDNSGKMVRYFAMLWCKAARDCSQIKLITDTDNIPTDQPVIFVANHQSQFDIPLSTVALQKAMPAFMAKKNLQNLPLIGRCFRLFGNISVDRTNRRAAMQSLEAAATTIRNGRSVILFPEGTRQEQFEELGDFKTGAIMLALKAGVPIVPVIIEGTGDILPKGRIALGTRKKVYITAMEPISTAEYTVKQRNEFSDMLRERMNKKYMEMRACHKKEA is encoded by the coding sequence ATGATACGCACAATCTGGTTTTATTTTTCATTCTTGCTTACGACACTGTATGTCTGCATTTTTATGCCGATTGCAGCCGCTATAGATAATTCTGGAAAAATGGTTCGTTATTTTGCCATGCTCTGGTGCAAAGCCGCGCGCGATTGCTCCCAAATTAAGCTTATTACAGATACGGACAATATTCCTACTGATCAGCCTGTGATTTTTGTTGCTAACCATCAGAGTCAATTCGATATCCCGCTTTCTACAGTTGCACTGCAAAAAGCAATGCCAGCTTTTATGGCTAAAAAGAACCTGCAAAACCTCCCACTTATCGGGCGCTGTTTCAGACTTTTCGGAAACATTTCCGTAGACCGTACCAACAGACGTGCAGCAATGCAGTCTCTTGAAGCTGCAGCTACCACTATCCGTAATGGCCGTTCTGTTATTCTTTTTCCGGAAGGCACACGCCAAGAACAGTTTGAAGAACTCGGTGACTTCAAAACCGGTGCAATTATGCTTGCATTAAAAGCAGGGGTTCCAATTGTACCTGTCATTATTGAAGGTACCGGTGATATTCTACCTAAAGGCCGCATTGCTCTCGGTACCCGCAAAAAAGTGTATATTACAGCAATGGAACCTATAAGCACTGCCGAATACACCGTAAAGCAACGTAACGAATTCAGCGACATGCTCCGCGAGCGTATGAACAAAAAATACATGGAGATGCGTGCATGTCACAAGAAGGAAGCCTAA
- a CDS encoding GGDEF domain-containing protein, translated as MRPTDFTLNEQLRITTHEISRRKHLLDLTDDEIKTLNEAKPIILSDLENITNLFYKELVEMEGAPQLIGDAETLHRLKNYLQRYVRTLFEGPYDMDYVQSRLRIGLVHKRIGVPPKLYIAAYKILSRILRGKLRSESKKISCEVCSGRSGALEKVMLFDLVFVFDTFIQSLVNEVSQSKQNLEEYARELEVTVHNRTKQLKEQASKDGLTGLFNQRTFFEHLRAEVSRSQRRADTFSLCYFDLDNFKKVNDIHGHQQGDEVLIAVGTAINKVLRQEDTGARYGGDEFCIILPQTSAEQAKIVCKRLIKIFSEITPQESVTLSIGLAEFIPDTNIDPDTLIKHADKAMYSSKKQSGHYVTVYTDELIPSAKKVFYPNI; from the coding sequence ATGCGCCCTACAGACTTCACACTTAATGAACAATTACGAATAACAACTCACGAAATCAGCCGACGTAAACACCTCCTCGATCTTACTGACGATGAAATCAAAACGTTGAATGAAGCCAAGCCAATTATTCTCTCCGATCTAGAGAACATCACTAATCTCTTCTACAAAGAACTAGTGGAAATGGAAGGAGCTCCTCAACTAATTGGTGACGCAGAAACTCTACATCGCCTTAAAAACTATCTACAACGATACGTACGAACACTTTTTGAAGGCCCATACGATATGGACTACGTTCAATCTCGCCTCCGAATTGGCCTAGTTCACAAACGTATTGGAGTTCCCCCAAAACTATACATTGCTGCGTATAAAATTTTAAGTCGGATTCTAAGAGGTAAGCTACGCAGTGAAAGTAAAAAAATTTCCTGCGAAGTCTGTAGTGGCCGTTCCGGCGCCTTAGAAAAAGTTATGCTTTTTGATCTAGTTTTTGTTTTTGACACATTCATTCAAAGCCTTGTGAATGAAGTAAGTCAAAGCAAACAAAATTTAGAAGAGTACGCCCGAGAACTTGAAGTAACAGTCCACAACAGAACAAAACAACTAAAAGAGCAGGCAAGCAAAGATGGGCTAACTGGACTTTTCAACCAGCGTACTTTTTTTGAACATCTCAGAGCAGAAGTATCCAGATCTCAAAGGCGAGCTGACACATTCTCTTTGTGCTACTTTGATTTGGATAATTTCAAGAAAGTTAATGACATCCATGGCCATCAACAGGGCGACGAAGTTCTCATAGCCGTCGGCACGGCTATAAACAAAGTTCTACGACAAGAAGATACTGGAGCACGATACGGCGGAGATGAATTTTGCATAATTCTCCCACAAACATCAGCAGAACAGGCAAAAATAGTCTGTAAGCGACTTATAAAAATTTTTTCTGAAATCACCCCACAAGAATCTGTCACATTAAGTATCGGTCTTGCAGAATTTATTCCCGATACAAACATCGATCCTGACACACTCATAAAACATGCTGACAAGGCTATGTATTCATCAAAGAAACAATCAGGTCACTATGTCACCGTATACACTGATGAGCTCATTCCATCCGCCAAAAAAGTTTTCTACCCAAATATCTAA
- a CDS encoding elongation factor G — protein MAKTLDSQRTYALVGTGGSGKTSLAEMLMFQSGVINRLGKIEEGTTSLDYEPEEVKRRGSIQPGFATIDWNKNRHFLMDVPGDNNFVGDINHLLFGVDGAVFVIDAVDGVRPLTSRLWNFVQDADLPSIIFINKMDRDRADFDNAFNGLSSILGVRPVLLQMPIGQGDDFKGYVDILNNKAFFFNEDGTTTAGDVPEDLADEVAVLRETTIENIAESNEELMENYLETGELSQEEITTGLREGVLSRELIPVMLGSALENRGGAELLNAVQDLLPSPLQHAAWVDKEGNERASSPDNPLALLTIKTLSDPFSGQLSIMRVLSGSFSGDAVLTNINHEETERIGSPLFMNGKESTQAKGEIGPGSIIAVPKLKVTKTGDTLTDPKAPFEVLMPELPPNLISYAIAPKDKGDEDKIYAAVHKLLDEDITLNLARDAESSDILLSGMGQLHIETSVERAMRRYKCEMVLKTPKIPYRETIKGKAQVQGRHKKQSGGRGQFGDCWIEIEGMPQGFGYEFENAIVGGVIPRQYIPAVDKGIQEAAQRGCLAGYPLVDFKVKLYDGSYHSVDSSEMAFKIAGSLALKGAMEQVKPTLLEPIVLMTVHIPDEFMGDVIGDLSSRRGKVLGSDSKTGITEIKAHVPMGEVLRYAPDLRSITGGQGVFTMEFDHYEEAPPPVIEKVVAEKEAS, from the coding sequence ATGGCCAAGACACTTGATTCTCAGAGAACTTATGCCCTTGTGGGCACTGGAGGAAGTGGAAAAACCTCGCTGGCTGAAATGCTTATGTTTCAGTCCGGGGTTATCAATCGCCTTGGGAAAATTGAAGAAGGCACCACTTCACTCGACTATGAACCAGAGGAAGTAAAGCGAAGAGGTTCTATCCAGCCCGGCTTTGCCACCATTGACTGGAACAAAAATCGCCACTTCCTTATGGACGTTCCAGGCGACAATAACTTTGTAGGCGACATTAACCACCTGTTGTTCGGGGTTGATGGCGCCGTTTTTGTTATTGACGCCGTTGACGGCGTTCGCCCCCTTACCAGCCGTCTATGGAACTTTGTTCAGGATGCAGATCTTCCTTCCATTATCTTTATTAATAAGATGGATCGTGACCGTGCAGACTTCGACAATGCTTTCAATGGATTGTCTTCAATCCTTGGGGTCCGCCCTGTATTGCTGCAGATGCCAATCGGTCAGGGTGACGATTTCAAAGGTTACGTTGACATCCTGAACAACAAAGCATTTTTCTTTAATGAAGACGGCACAACAACAGCAGGTGACGTACCAGAAGACCTTGCTGACGAAGTCGCTGTACTTCGTGAAACAACCATCGAAAACATTGCAGAAAGCAATGAAGAATTGATGGAAAACTACCTTGAGACTGGGGAACTTTCTCAAGAAGAAATTACAACAGGGCTGCGTGAGGGCGTTCTCTCCCGCGAGCTCATTCCTGTTATGCTTGGGTCTGCACTTGAAAACCGTGGTGGTGCAGAACTTCTTAACGCCGTTCAAGATCTCTTGCCTTCTCCACTACAACACGCTGCATGGGTTGATAAAGAAGGTAACGAGCGCGCATCTTCTCCAGACAACCCGCTGGCATTACTTACTATTAAAACTCTGTCTGATCCATTCTCAGGCCAGCTCTCCATCATGCGCGTGCTCTCCGGTTCTTTCTCCGGCGATGCAGTACTGACAAACATTAACCATGAAGAAACAGAGCGCATTGGTTCTCCACTGTTTATGAATGGTAAAGAATCCACGCAGGCTAAAGGGGAAATCGGTCCAGGTTCCATCATCGCTGTACCTAAACTCAAAGTTACTAAAACCGGCGATACGCTGACAGACCCTAAAGCTCCGTTTGAAGTTCTTATGCCGGAACTTCCTCCTAACCTTATTTCATACGCCATCGCTCCAAAAGATAAAGGCGATGAAGATAAGATCTATGCTGCTGTCCACAAACTTCTTGATGAGGACATTACGCTTAACCTTGCACGCGATGCAGAATCCAGTGACATTCTGCTTTCCGGCATGGGACAGCTGCATATTGAAACCAGTGTTGAACGCGCCATGCGCCGCTACAAATGCGAAATGGTGCTGAAAACCCCTAAAATTCCGTACCGTGAAACAATTAAGGGGAAAGCACAGGTTCAAGGCAGACACAAAAAACAATCTGGTGGACGCGGACAGTTCGGCGATTGCTGGATTGAAATTGAAGGCATGCCACAGGGCTTTGGTTACGAATTCGAAAACGCCATCGTTGGTGGTGTAATTCCTCGCCAGTACATCCCTGCCGTAGATAAAGGTATTCAAGAAGCAGCACAGCGCGGCTGCCTTGCAGGATACCCTCTTGTAGACTTCAAGGTAAAACTCTACGACGGCTCATACCACTCTGTAGACTCCTCTGAAATGGCGTTTAAAATTGCCGGTTCCCTTGCCCTTAAGGGTGCAATGGAACAAGTGAAACCAACCTTGCTTGAGCCGATTGTACTAATGACCGTACATATCCCTGACGAGTTCATGGGTGACGTAATCGGTGACTTGTCATCACGTCGCGGTAAGGTTCTCGGCTCTGATTCAAAAACAGGTATTACGGAGATTAAAGCGCATGTGCCTATGGGCGAAGTGCTCCGCTATGCTCCAGACCTGCGCTCAATTACCGGCGGTCAAGGTGTCTTCACCATGGAATTCGACCACTACGAAGAGGCACCACCACCAGTAATTGAAAAAGTAGTTGCAGAAAAAGAAGCAAGTTAA
- a CDS encoding glutaredoxin family protein: protein MSKECTLYALSTCIHCRRLKIFLEDHEIDFDNIFVDKLKGEERKEILDIIRNYNPKLSFPTLVVKDGECIIIGFHKDQVEEALNL from the coding sequence ATGTCGAAAGAATGTACCCTGTATGCACTTTCAACCTGCATTCACTGTAGAAGGTTGAAAATTTTTTTAGAAGATCATGAGATCGATTTTGATAATATCTTTGTTGATAAACTCAAGGGCGAAGAGCGAAAGGAAATTCTTGATATTATAAGAAATTATAATCCAAAACTGTCTTTTCCTACACTCGTGGTAAAAGACGGTGAGTGCATCATCATAGGTTTCCATAAGGACCAGGTTGAGGAGGCGCTGAATTTATGA
- a CDS encoding ferredoxin-thioredoxin reductase catalytic domain-containing protein, producing MSKKMTAEELYKMLKKIQEPRGFYFNKDMSITMPLLESLLINKEEYGYMACPCRLPNGEFDKDRDIVCPCEYRDPDLEEFGVCYCGLYVTEEYNQEDHGEVAIPERRPPEKILA from the coding sequence ATGAGTAAGAAAATGACCGCTGAAGAGCTTTATAAAATGCTTAAAAAGATTCAGGAGCCGCGTGGATTTTATTTTAACAAAGATATGTCCATCACCATGCCGCTTCTTGAAAGCCTGCTCATTAACAAAGAAGAGTATGGTTACATGGCATGTCCTTGCCGTTTGCCTAACGGTGAGTTTGATAAAGATCGAGACATCGTTTGTCCGTGTGAGTACCGCGATCCTGATTTAGAAGAATTTGGTGTTTGTTATTGCGGTCTCTACGTGACTGAAGAATACAATCAGGAAGATCACGGCGAAGTGGCAATTCCGGAACGCCGTCCACCAGAAAAAATTTTAGCGTAG
- a CDS encoding amidohydrolase family protein, with protein sequence MYIDFHTHAFHPKIAAKAVEHLNSHYGVTCQCPGVMDDLIHRIKKAGLDKMVVLCAATSAAQVIPANNFALSLKAAHPDAIPFGTIHPDFDDWENQLARLKARGIKGLKLHPDFQGFRMDEKRLLPIIEAAQNDFVMLFHIGDRLAPKDNPSCPYKLAALIENFPKARFVAAHFGGYHHWQHALDVLIGKDVYIDTSSTLDFIDDPTLSAIMKKHPHEKILFGSDYPLYSPDKEIAKLKKRLKLSLPKLENFLSNAADLLGLE encoded by the coding sequence ATGTATATCGACTTCCACACTCACGCATTCCATCCAAAAATTGCCGCTAAAGCAGTTGAGCATCTTAACTCTCATTACGGAGTAACATGCCAATGTCCGGGCGTTATGGATGACCTTATCCACCGAATTAAAAAAGCCGGTCTGGATAAAATGGTGGTTCTCTGTGCAGCAACATCAGCCGCGCAAGTTATTCCGGCGAATAACTTTGCGTTGTCCCTTAAGGCTGCACATCCGGATGCCATCCCCTTCGGAACTATTCATCCTGATTTCGACGACTGGGAAAACCAACTCGCACGCTTGAAAGCACGAGGAATTAAAGGTCTCAAGCTTCACCCTGATTTTCAAGGATTCAGGATGGATGAAAAGCGCCTGCTGCCGATCATTGAAGCTGCACAAAATGACTTTGTCATGCTCTTTCACATCGGGGACAGATTAGCCCCTAAAGACAACCCGTCCTGTCCGTACAAGCTTGCGGCACTAATCGAGAATTTTCCTAAAGCACGTTTTGTTGCAGCACATTTCGGCGGTTACCACCACTGGCAGCATGCACTTGACGTACTCATAGGAAAAGATGTCTATATCGACACTTCAAGTACTCTTGATTTCATTGATGACCCAACACTCAGTGCGATCATGAAAAAGCACCCGCATGAAAAAATCCTCTTCGGGTCAGATTACCCGCTGTATAGTCCTGACAAAGAAATCGCTAAACTTAAAAAGCGGCTCAAGCTTTCACTGCCAAAGCTGGAAAACTTCCTCAGCAACGCTGCTGACCTTCTAGGCTTGGAATAG
- a CDS encoding acyl-CoA thioesterase, whose amino-acid sequence MAEFPTPDTWLAHRVSYGETDAMSVMYYAEYLHLFERSRSEYIREHGMSYSKVEERGIMLPVREAKCRYKRPARFDDLIYIRVGISKWGRASMTFEYEIYNEEKDTILATGSTEHACTNEKGRPVKVPEWLKELFVGD is encoded by the coding sequence ATGGCAGAATTTCCAACTCCAGACACATGGCTTGCGCATCGTGTTTCCTATGGTGAAACAGATGCAATGTCTGTCATGTACTACGCAGAATATCTTCATTTGTTTGAGCGAAGCCGTAGCGAATACATACGAGAACACGGTATGAGCTACAGCAAGGTGGAAGAGCGGGGGATTATGCTTCCTGTGCGAGAAGCAAAGTGCCGCTACAAACGCCCTGCCCGCTTTGATGATCTGATTTACATCCGTGTAGGCATCAGCAAATGGGGTCGTGCGTCCATGACCTTTGAGTACGAAATTTACAACGAAGAAAAAGACACTATTCTTGCCACCGGCTCAACCGAGCACGCCTGTACCAATGAAAAAGGGCGTCCTGTCAAGGTTCCGGAATGGCTTAAAGAACTCTTCGTTGGAGACTAA
- a CDS encoding acyl-[acyl-carrier-protein] thioesterase, whose amino-acid sequence MTLKGIESYTIKTYHTDRFGKASPAAFASFFEEAAANNARLHGFPGEYLLQHGFAWVLSRLTVTVDRYPYAGETISIHTWPSAHTPNLALRCFEVFDAENHLIAEGTTAWLVIDIEKRKLVPVPEFITQNYPANNPPCKEFPTRTVPRLRSPEHECPIISRKADIDINGHVNNVRYLGWIQESMPEEFMLEYEPVLIDISYRTECGALKKLTSKSGKMDDGDYLHSVSLDETGKELCRARTEWRKRQHTHVPYLQHCL is encoded by the coding sequence ATGACATTGAAGGGCATAGAGTCTTACACCATTAAGACCTATCATACGGACCGGTTTGGCAAAGCTTCTCCTGCAGCCTTTGCCTCTTTTTTTGAAGAAGCAGCAGCAAACAACGCTCGCTTACACGGATTCCCCGGTGAATACCTGTTGCAACATGGCTTTGCTTGGGTACTCAGTAGACTCACCGTAACTGTCGACCGCTATCCATATGCTGGAGAAACCATCTCCATACACACATGGCCCTCTGCCCACACACCCAATTTAGCGCTACGTTGTTTTGAAGTTTTCGATGCTGAGAACCATCTCATCGCCGAAGGAACTACAGCTTGGCTTGTCATTGACATTGAAAAGCGTAAATTGGTTCCTGTTCCGGAATTCATTACCCAGAACTATCCGGCCAACAACCCGCCATGCAAAGAGTTTCCCACCCGAACCGTACCACGTTTGCGCTCACCAGAGCACGAATGCCCTATTATCAGCAGAAAAGCAGATATTGACATTAACGGACATGTAAATAACGTGCGGTACCTCGGCTGGATTCAGGAATCTATGCCGGAAGAATTTATGCTGGAGTACGAACCTGTACTTATCGACATCAGCTACCGTACAGAGTGCGGGGCCTTAAAAAAACTCACAAGCAAATCCGGTAAAATGGATGATGGGGATTACCTGCACTCCGTCTCACTTGACGAAACAGGCAAAGAGTTGTGCCGTGCCCGCACAGAATGGCGAAAACGGCAGCACACCCATGTGCCGTACTTACAGCACTGCTTATAA
- a CDS encoding M15 family metallopeptidase codes for MPDKIVPPIHEIPEPSWESVYAVPSVESHEEIVPLSYAPEHMLSRSIYYERQIPGALTECYAREGVLERLLHASSLLPAHLRLVILDGWRSAEVQSFLFSECKNALAMLNPDKAADDITIMAQQYVAKPMKDTSTPAPHSTGGAIDIAIADRAGKKLFFGSPFDYPGQISNTQYFENKLEKGYELTDREEEALYNRRLLYFVMTQAGFVNFHCEWWHFEYGTQRWALATHAKHAIYTPAQFSLNPYANLKKI; via the coding sequence ATGCCTGATAAAATTGTACCACCCATCCATGAGATCCCAGAACCATCATGGGAATCCGTTTATGCTGTCCCTTCTGTGGAATCACATGAAGAAATTGTACCGCTCTCTTATGCACCGGAACACATGCTCAGCCGTTCAATTTATTATGAACGACAAATTCCCGGAGCACTAACAGAATGTTACGCACGTGAAGGCGTTCTTGAACGCTTACTGCATGCATCTTCCCTGCTTCCGGCACATCTGCGTCTTGTAATTCTTGATGGATGGAGATCTGCTGAAGTCCAGTCATTCCTTTTTTCAGAATGCAAAAATGCACTTGCCATGCTTAATCCCGATAAGGCTGCAGATGATATTACCATCATGGCACAACAATATGTAGCCAAGCCTATGAAAGACACCAGCACACCTGCCCCACATTCTACAGGTGGTGCCATTGATATTGCCATTGCAGACCGTGCAGGCAAAAAACTATTCTTTGGTTCGCCGTTTGACTACCCGGGGCAAATTTCCAATACGCAGTATTTTGAAAACAAGCTGGAAAAAGGCTACGAGCTGACTGATCGCGAAGAAGAAGCCCTCTATAACAGACGCCTTCTCTACTTTGTTATGACTCAAGCAGGCTTTGTTAACTTCCACTGCGAATGGTGGCATTTTGAATACGGCACTCAGCGCTGGGCCTTGGCTACCCATGCAAAACACGCAATCTATACTCCTGCACAATTCTCACTTAACCCATATGCAAATCTGAAAAAAATATAA